In one window of Deinobacterium chartae DNA:
- a CDS encoding nucleotidyltransferase domain-containing protein yields MNASGSPRPLTGTEAAELLDRARTLARELSALAGVAAVTLGGSLARGTGHTDSNLDLGLYYDPAAPPDLGALRAWARARVDPPLEARLTGYGGWGPWINGGGWLTIAGQRVDLLYRDLARVREAVDEALLGRLSHHHQPGHPFGFTPLIYLGELAEGQVLEERGGVLRAWRARLTPYPEALRRAVVGTYLWQAGFALDIAPKAAARGDAAYVAGCAYQCVMCLTVVLFALNGRHYLNEKGALRELRSFGRVPPGFAEEATALLGHLGSTPAELAVSLERLRAWLDWTVAEAH; encoded by the coding sequence ATGAACGCTTCCGGCTCGCCCCGACCGCTGACCGGGACCGAAGCCGCCGAACTGCTCGACCGCGCGCGCACCCTGGCCCGCGAACTGTCCGCTCTTGCAGGGGTGGCCGCCGTCACCCTGGGCGGCTCGCTGGCGCGCGGCACCGGGCACACCGACTCGAACCTCGACCTGGGGCTGTACTACGATCCCGCCGCTCCGCCGGACCTCGGGGCGCTGCGGGCCTGGGCGCGCGCGCGGGTGGACCCGCCGCTCGAGGCGCGGCTGACCGGTTACGGCGGCTGGGGCCCCTGGATCAACGGGGGCGGCTGGCTGACCATCGCGGGGCAGCGGGTGGACCTGCTCTACCGCGACCTCGCCCGGGTTCGAGAGGCGGTGGACGAAGCGCTCTTGGGCCGCTTGAGCCACCATCACCAGCCCGGCCACCCTTTCGGCTTCACCCCGCTGATCTATCTGGGCGAACTGGCCGAGGGGCAGGTCCTCGAGGAGCGCGGCGGGGTGCTCCGCGCGTGGCGTGCGCGGCTGACTCCCTACCCGGAGGCGCTGCGCCGGGCGGTGGTCGGCACGTACCTGTGGCAGGCGGGTTTCGCGCTGGACATCGCGCCCAAGGCCGCCGCGCGCGGCGACGCGGCGTACGTGGCGGGCTGCGCCTACCAGTGCGTGATGTGCCTGACCGTGGTGCTGTTCGCGCTGAACGGTCGGCACTACCTCAACGAGAAAGGCGCGCTGCGCGAGCTGCGCTCTTTCGGGCGCGTTCCGCCCGGATTCGCCGAGGAAGCCACCGCGCTGCTGGGCCACCTGGGCAGCACTCCGGCCGAACTGGCGGTTTCGCTGGAGCGCCTGCGCGCCTGGCTGGACTGGACCGTGGCCGAGGCGCACTGA
- a CDS encoding DUF3197 domain-containing protein, with protein MHIADPIGVPGAPAETLTALLQQARFGPEAALYLLTDTQGQRREARYSLLLHRPDHDLLTREAFGGRFGEAGIHALATAVNAALEGGVTRFFETVIDRSDFNRMVAEPDPHELRVLLASANPTDPMIYTHPGGW; from the coding sequence ATGCACATCGCGGACCCCATCGGCGTTCCCGGCGCCCCCGCTGAGACCCTGACCGCGCTGCTCCAGCAGGCGCGGTTCGGTCCCGAGGCGGCGCTCTACCTGCTTACCGACACCCAGGGACAGCGGCGCGAGGCCCGCTACAGCCTGCTGCTGCACCGTCCCGACCACGACCTGCTGACCCGCGAGGCCTTCGGCGGGCGCTTCGGCGAGGCGGGCATCCACGCGCTGGCTACGGCCGTGAACGCGGCCCTCGAGGGCGGCGTCACCCGCTTTTTTGAAACCGTGATCGACCGCTCGGACTTCAACCGCATGGTTGCCGAACCGGACCCGCACGAACTGCGGGTCCTGCTGGCCTCGGCCAACCCGACCGATCCGATGATCTATACGCACCCCGGCGGCTGGTAA
- a CDS encoding S4 domain-containing protein: MNLSKLIAQAAGGRVIRTNFLDIEEIDRRALNAPEVKYLLAGGFPDAGRVVLTLFPDHIPSVSDPVEVLRLEGAFPATWDATDVLIALKRAGLEGDQIGDVRASQGGFLVALTGQARERALQMHELAGFEVHAEPAAAASVARPPKTREVVVPSMRVDVVGAKGFGVSRAYFQAGLENGKVRLNGQPARSSSEIREGDSLSAEGLGRIEFKRVVSETRRGNYKLELEIFR, translated from the coding sequence ATGAACCTCAGCAAGCTCATTGCGCAGGCGGCAGGCGGACGCGTGATCCGCACGAATTTCCTCGACATCGAGGAGATCGATCGCCGTGCGCTCAACGCGCCCGAGGTGAAGTATCTCCTGGCGGGCGGATTTCCCGACGCAGGCCGGGTGGTCCTGACCCTCTTCCCAGACCATATTCCCAGCGTGAGCGACCCGGTCGAGGTGCTGCGCCTCGAGGGCGCTTTCCCGGCCACCTGGGACGCGACCGATGTATTGATCGCCCTGAAGCGTGCGGGCCTCGAGGGGGACCAGATCGGCGATGTGCGCGCGTCCCAGGGCGGGTTTCTGGTCGCCTTGACCGGGCAGGCGCGCGAGCGGGCGCTGCAGATGCACGAGCTGGCCGGTTTCGAGGTGCACGCCGAGCCCGCCGCGGCCGCGAGCGTGGCTCGGCCGCCCAAGACCCGCGAAGTGGTGGTTCCCTCGATGCGGGTGGACGTGGTGGGAGCCAAGGGCTTCGGGGTGTCGCGCGCCTACTTTCAGGCCGGCCTCGAGAACGGCAAGGTACGCCTCAACGGACAGCCGGCCCGTTCGAGCAGCGAGATCCGCGAGGGCGACAGCCTCTCGGCCGAGGGGTTGGGGCGCATCGAGTTCAAACGGGTAGTCAGCGAAACCCGGCGCGGCAACTACAAGCTGGAGCTGGAAATTTTCAGGTAA
- a CDS encoding MarR family winged helix-turn-helix transcriptional regulator: protein MDTHADERILPVVRRVLQLAREFTSILDAPLEDKLGLNLKELFVLRAIQEGEMRPGRIAAQMKLPAPTVTRILDRLVSLRLVERSVDQNDLRRFRLELTPEGRQRREQSLYTIRALLGERFGHVDVELLERLNADLAELEVQLAQPPDVLL from the coding sequence ATGGACACTCACGCGGACGAACGCATCCTTCCCGTCGTGCGCCGGGTGCTTCAGCTCGCGCGCGAGTTCACCTCGATCCTGGACGCTCCCCTCGAGGACAAGCTGGGCTTGAACCTGAAAGAACTGTTTGTGCTGCGCGCCATCCAGGAGGGTGAGATGCGCCCGGGACGCATCGCGGCGCAGATGAAGCTGCCTGCCCCGACCGTAACCCGCATCCTCGACCGCCTGGTCAGCCTGCGCTTGGTGGAGCGCAGCGTGGACCAGAACGACCTGCGGCGCTTTCGCCTCGAGCTGACCCCCGAAGGTCGGCAGCGACGCGAGCAGAGCCTGTACACCATCCGAGCGCTGCTGGGCGAGCGCTTCGGCCACGTGGACGTGGAACTGCTCGAGCGCCTGAATGCGGACCTGGCCGAACTCGAAGTTCAGCTGGCCCAGCCGCCCGACGTCTTGCTGTAA
- the zapE gene encoding AFG1/ZapE family ATPase, with product MKSHRIDLTARLPQVSAEELLAGFVPTARFGRASFENYRPNPEFPSQAAAVSELRRFVTEVAQPKRASWNPFVRRKNEGAGRYLDGGFGVGKTHLLAASWHEFDGRKAFLSFQELLYTIGVLGRVRAAEAFGGYRLLAIDEFELDDPGNTHMASTFLGELMPAGTHVITTSNTEPGQLGQGRFNASDFERQIMGIAARFEMLPVDGPDYRQRGAQLMPPLSGAQLDALEDHLASGGVGYARLSWAELERHLLRVHPARFTKLLEGVGAVLLDGLAPIENQNSALRLVHFVDKVYDLNLRFAASGSSLDVLFSPTYRSGAYAKKYSRCLSRLSELLSEAGEILELR from the coding sequence TTGAAGAGTCATCGGATTGATCTCACCGCGCGCTTGCCGCAGGTGAGCGCGGAAGAACTGCTGGCAGGCTTTGTGCCGACCGCGCGTTTCGGGCGTGCGAGTTTCGAGAATTACCGTCCTAACCCGGAGTTTCCCAGTCAGGCTGCGGCGGTGAGCGAGCTGCGGCGCTTCGTGACCGAGGTCGCGCAGCCCAAGCGTGCCTCGTGGAACCCGTTCGTGCGCCGGAAGAACGAGGGAGCAGGCCGCTACCTCGACGGGGGCTTCGGGGTGGGCAAGACCCACCTGCTGGCCGCGTCCTGGCATGAGTTCGACGGGCGCAAGGCCTTCTTGAGCTTTCAGGAACTGCTCTACACCATCGGGGTGCTGGGGCGGGTGCGCGCTGCCGAGGCTTTCGGAGGTTATCGGCTGCTGGCGATCGACGAGTTCGAGCTCGACGACCCGGGCAACACCCACATGGCCTCCACCTTCTTGGGCGAGCTGATGCCCGCCGGAACCCACGTCATCACCACTTCCAACACCGAGCCCGGACAGCTGGGACAGGGGCGGTTCAACGCCTCGGACTTCGAGCGCCAGATCATGGGCATTGCCGCGCGCTTCGAGATGTTGCCGGTAGATGGACCCGACTACCGCCAGCGCGGGGCCCAGCTGATGCCTCCGCTCAGCGGAGCGCAGCTTGACGCGCTCGAGGATCACCTGGCCTCGGGCGGGGTGGGTTATGCCCGCCTGAGCTGGGCTGAACTCGAGCGTCACCTGCTGCGAGTCCACCCCGCCCGCTTCACCAAATTGCTCGAGGGGGTCGGGGCAGTTTTGCTCGATGGCCTGGCCCCGATCGAGAATCAGAATTCGGCCTTGCGCCTGGTTCATTTTGTTGACAAGGTCTACGATCTGAATCTGCGTTTCGCTGCGTCGGGTTCTTCGCTCGATGTCCTGTTTTCACCGACCTACCGCAGTGGCGCTTATGCCAAGAAATATAGCCGCTGCCTGTCGCGTTTGTCGGAACTGCTGAGCGAAGCCGGAGAAATTCTGGAACTTCGCTAA
- a CDS encoding right-handed parallel beta-helix repeat-containing protein translates to MRRWLSLLLVLCFAVWTVSEAQQVRPFAARYNTNDRGGIFATGNVSLTCADSTACRTSRDNPSGANSKNNNDFTMVYVDVDSDSSTWNSSSATLSLPTGTTVLWAGLYWGARDASNSSGSRTSVRMATPTSGYVTVNAQGTDTYGSTDYQSFADVTNLIRSGGNGSYTVANVRANSRATNLYAGWGLVVVYRDPAQTKLRNLVVFDGYNNIQSGTYSTADIQVNGFTTPLEGPVSAEMGVIAYEGDFGLTGDQMLIRSGKSASFTNVSDALNPTSNVFNSTVSYLGRHLTDRSPAYVNNLGFDLDTFDVSSKLQNGDTSATLRLTTSSDQYFPGVVTFAVDLHEPDVKVIKGVIDVNGGAVAAGDTLRYTIRVRNEGLATAEDVVLSDAVPNRTTYVPGTLRVDGVAYTDAAGDDPASFQNNTVTVHLGTSASAAQGGRLAPSEETTVTFDVRINTNTAAGSNITNRAELSYLTPYDGNKVMVSTGSRSVTITVGEAINYVLSGKVFEDVNYGGGQGRSYLEASGAAPLPGARVELYNSSGALLASTTTNSTGDYFFSRPAGSYTIRVVNDSVTSSRPGGRTPNLLPVQTFRYDPFDVPVRDEVGGRVPSGQDSPANTGGANLSSLTAQSLTAVTLTSTDVVNLDFGFNFDTIVNTQDSGQGSLRQFIINANALGNTGLAQAGQTPGREVSIFMLPAGRAVPGIRASVPSALSQGYATIAPLSALPALTDPKTSIDGTTQTRNVGNDNPAVLGAGGAVGTQGSALPTVPAPEILILGTRSGGTGLPVGLSLEGADLAVRGIAIYGFGNVTNTGGHANIVIGSAAHGALLEQNVIGSGPASFADPGSAARTMGDNVSVAGADSGIARNNLVGFAAGKGFNLKGGSDGWLIRSNEIRGNTIGNPSLDGIDIETGSKNSTVELNLIVAQEGPGVDSYQSGGGNTIQDNTIVSNGRGTGSSLEAMGVRLYGPNNVVRRNIIRDNAGAGVLVVPGSTGNRISQNAFGGNGGNAIDLGAAGSDEQTGDGITVNDGGAGNLCGRVSGAGNAGLDYPVFTSSDAEPGGTTVRGTACPGAQVELYRAAAGAGDTLGRTSYGEGVTYLATVTADASGNFVATLSGVNIGDTLSALAIDSSNNTSEFSANFTPGYTLSGVVYRDTQPNGQREPGENGTGLNLYAKLLRGTSVVAVVPVNPVTGVYTFDGLGASGAHTVVIDDNAATTDTTPSVAGWVFVVPESGSRSVQVGTSGDSADFGLFQGSRLRGNVFFDDGRNGGSSIGANANNALRDGSEPGVAGATVTASSGSSNVTAVSNGLGDYVLYLPAGFGPTVTLSVTGYPGTGSNLGTAATVQRATGYGAASRQITGSAGSETTVHFGVVETTLLAPNQTGTASSPGTVLFDHLFTPGTLGRVTLSVQGSAAYQIFLDADCDGQVQPSEQQPLTAFEVDASWPRNADGSLATCALQLRVILPAALADGSTDTAQLSATLTFSGNAAVKASSGVTDVTRVGTHTLGALSLEKSVQNLTDTRLNTSATQVSGKQNDVLEYTIRYRNRSSQMLRKVVLSDPVPFFTVLLPNAYGPNGEAVLVCPDGSSRNLDLGSVTEVSLPLTVCGGDGSLSPGAGGEFRYRVHIQ, encoded by the coding sequence ATGAGACGTTGGCTGTCACTGCTGCTGGTTCTGTGCTTTGCCGTGTGGACCGTTTCCGAAGCTCAGCAGGTGCGTCCTTTTGCTGCGCGTTACAACACCAACGACCGTGGCGGAATTTTCGCGACCGGTAACGTTTCGTTGACCTGTGCGGATTCGACCGCCTGCCGGACCTCGAGGGATAACCCGTCCGGGGCGAACAGCAAGAATAACAACGACTTCACCATGGTCTACGTGGACGTGGATTCGGACTCGAGCACCTGGAACAGTTCGTCGGCCACGCTCAGCCTGCCCACCGGAACCACGGTGCTGTGGGCCGGACTGTACTGGGGTGCGCGCGACGCCTCGAACTCGTCGGGCAGCCGCACCAGCGTGCGTATGGCCACCCCGACTTCTGGCTACGTCACGGTGAACGCCCAGGGTACGGATACCTACGGCAGCACCGACTACCAGTCGTTCGCCGACGTGACCAACCTGATCCGCAGCGGTGGCAACGGCAGTTATACGGTCGCCAACGTGCGGGCCAACAGCAGGGCCACCAACCTGTACGCGGGCTGGGGGCTGGTGGTGGTTTACCGCGATCCGGCGCAGACCAAGCTGCGTAACCTGGTGGTGTTCGACGGATATAACAACATCCAGAGCGGCACCTATTCGACCGCCGACATCCAGGTGAACGGGTTCACCACGCCGCTCGAGGGACCCGTCAGCGCCGAGATGGGCGTGATCGCCTACGAGGGTGATTTTGGCCTGACTGGAGACCAGATGTTGATTCGCAGCGGAAAATCCGCTTCGTTCACCAACGTTTCGGATGCGCTCAACCCGACGAGCAACGTTTTTAACTCTACCGTCTCGTATCTGGGGAGGCACCTGACCGACCGCTCTCCTGCCTACGTGAACAACCTGGGCTTCGACCTCGACACCTTTGATGTCAGTTCCAAGCTGCAAAACGGGGATACCTCGGCCACGCTGCGCCTGACCACCAGCAGTGACCAGTATTTCCCCGGAGTCGTCACCTTTGCCGTGGACCTGCACGAGCCCGACGTGAAGGTGATCAAGGGCGTGATCGACGTGAACGGGGGAGCGGTCGCAGCCGGTGATACCCTGCGCTACACCATCCGTGTGCGCAACGAGGGCCTGGCCACCGCCGAAGACGTGGTGCTCTCGGACGCGGTGCCCAACAGGACCACCTATGTTCCCGGAACGCTGCGGGTCGACGGGGTGGCGTACACCGACGCTGCCGGAGACGACCCCGCTTCGTTCCAGAACAACACGGTCACGGTCCATTTGGGAACGAGTGCTAGCGCCGCGCAGGGTGGCCGCCTCGCTCCATCCGAGGAAACCACCGTCACTTTCGATGTACGCATTAATACGAACACCGCAGCGGGCAGCAACATCACCAACCGTGCCGAACTGAGTTATCTCACGCCCTATGACGGCAACAAGGTGATGGTCAGCACCGGAAGCCGCAGCGTCACCATCACGGTCGGCGAGGCGATTAACTACGTCCTGTCCGGAAAGGTGTTCGAGGACGTGAACTACGGCGGCGGGCAGGGACGCAGCTACCTCGAGGCGAGCGGCGCCGCGCCGCTTCCTGGCGCCCGGGTGGAGCTGTACAACTCGAGCGGGGCGCTGCTCGCGTCCACGACCACCAACTCGACAGGTGACTACTTTTTCTCGCGCCCGGCGGGCAGCTACACGATCCGCGTGGTGAACGACAGCGTCACCTCGAGCCGACCCGGCGGCCGTACGCCCAACCTGCTTCCCGTACAGACCTTCCGGTACGACCCGTTTGACGTGCCGGTCCGGGACGAGGTGGGTGGGCGCGTGCCTTCCGGGCAAGATAGCCCGGCCAACACGGGCGGGGCCAACCTGTCGTCTCTCACCGCCCAGTCGCTGACCGCCGTTACCCTGACGTCCACCGATGTGGTCAACCTCGACTTCGGCTTTAACTTTGACACCATCGTGAACACGCAGGATTCGGGGCAGGGGTCGCTGCGGCAGTTCATCATCAACGCCAACGCGCTGGGGAACACCGGGCTGGCCCAGGCCGGACAGACACCCGGACGCGAGGTCAGCATCTTCATGCTGCCGGCGGGGCGGGCTGTGCCCGGCATTCGTGCCTCGGTTCCCAGTGCACTGTCGCAGGGATACGCCACTATCGCTCCGCTGTCCGCGCTTCCGGCGCTTACCGATCCCAAGACCTCCATTGACGGAACCACCCAGACCCGCAACGTGGGGAACGACAACCCCGCGGTCCTGGGCGCGGGCGGTGCCGTGGGTACCCAAGGCAGCGCTCTGCCCACCGTGCCCGCACCCGAAATCCTGATTCTGGGAACCCGCAGCGGCGGAACGGGATTGCCTGTCGGCCTCTCGCTCGAGGGAGCCGACCTCGCCGTGCGGGGCATTGCCATCTACGGCTTCGGGAACGTGACCAATACCGGCGGCCACGCCAACATCGTGATCGGTTCGGCTGCGCACGGGGCGCTTCTCGAGCAGAACGTCATCGGCAGTGGCCCGGCCTCGTTTGCCGATCCGGGCAGCGCGGCGCGCACCATGGGTGACAACGTGAGCGTGGCCGGTGCGGACAGCGGCATTGCCCGCAACAACCTGGTCGGTTTCGCTGCGGGCAAGGGTTTTAACCTCAAGGGCGGCTCGGACGGCTGGCTGATCCGCTCGAACGAAATCCGGGGCAACACGATCGGCAACCCCAGCTTGGACGGCATCGACATCGAGACGGGCAGCAAGAACAGCACGGTGGAGCTGAACCTGATCGTGGCCCAGGAAGGGCCGGGTGTGGACAGCTACCAGTCCGGTGGCGGCAACACCATTCAGGACAACACCATCGTGTCCAACGGCCGAGGAACGGGCTCGAGCCTCGAGGCGATGGGCGTGCGGCTGTACGGCCCGAACAACGTGGTCCGCCGCAACATCATCCGCGACAATGCCGGGGCAGGTGTTCTGGTGGTGCCGGGCAGCACCGGTAACCGAATCAGCCAGAACGCCTTTGGAGGCAACGGCGGCAATGCCATCGACCTGGGCGCTGCGGGCAGCGACGAACAGACCGGTGATGGCATCACCGTCAACGACGGCGGGGCGGGCAACCTGTGCGGCCGGGTCAGCGGGGCCGGTAACGCCGGACTCGACTACCCGGTTTTCACCTCGAGCGACGCGGAACCGGGGGGGACGACCGTGCGCGGTACGGCCTGCCCGGGAGCGCAGGTCGAGCTGTACCGGGCTGCGGCCGGGGCGGGAGACACGCTCGGAAGAACCTCGTACGGTGAGGGAGTAACCTACCTCGCCACCGTGACCGCCGACGCCTCGGGCAACTTTGTGGCGACGCTGAGCGGGGTGAACATCGGGGACACGCTGAGCGCGCTTGCCATCGACAGCAGCAACAACACCTCGGAGTTCAGCGCCAACTTCACGCCCGGGTACACCCTGAGCGGCGTGGTGTACCGTGATACGCAGCCCAACGGCCAGCGCGAGCCGGGCGAGAACGGTACGGGTCTGAACCTGTACGCCAAACTGCTGCGGGGAACCAGCGTGGTCGCCGTGGTGCCCGTGAATCCGGTCACCGGGGTTTACACGTTTGACGGCCTGGGTGCGAGCGGCGCCCACACGGTCGTGATCGACGACAACGCTGCTACGACCGATACCACGCCCAGCGTGGCAGGCTGGGTCTTTGTCGTGCCCGAGAGCGGAAGCCGCAGCGTGCAGGTCGGGACGTCCGGTGACAGCGCCGACTTTGGTCTGTTCCAGGGATCCAGACTGCGCGGCAACGTCTTTTTCGATGACGGGCGCAACGGTGGGTCGAGCATCGGGGCAAACGCCAACAATGCCCTGCGAGACGGCAGCGAACCGGGTGTGGCGGGCGCGACCGTCACGGCCAGCAGCGGCAGTTCGAACGTCACGGCGGTCAGCAACGGACTGGGAGATTACGTCCTGTACCTGCCCGCGGGTTTCGGGCCTACCGTTACCCTCAGCGTGACGGGTTATCCCGGAACGGGCAGCAACCTGGGTACGGCGGCCACGGTGCAGCGGGCCACGGGCTACGGGGCCGCCTCGAGGCAGATCACCGGCAGCGCAGGGAGCGAGACCACCGTGCACTTCGGGGTCGTGGAGACCACGCTGCTGGCGCCGAACCAGACCGGAACGGCCTCGAGCCCCGGCACGGTGCTGTTCGATCACCTGTTCACGCCGGGCACGCTGGGACGCGTGACCCTGAGCGTGCAGGGAAGTGCGGCCTACCAGATCTTCTTGGACGCCGACTGTGACGGCCAGGTGCAGCCCTCGGAGCAGCAGCCGCTCACCGCTTTCGAGGTGGACGCGTCCTGGCCGCGCAACGCCGACGGAAGCCTGGCCACCTGCGCGCTGCAGCTGCGGGTGATCCTGCCCGCCGCACTGGCCGATGGCAGCACCGATACCGCGCAGTTGAGCGCCACCCTGACCTTCTCGGGGAACGCGGCGGTGAAGGCCAGCTCGGGCGTGACCGACGTGACCCGGGTTGGCACGCACACGCTGGGGGCTCTGAGCCTCGAGAAGAGCGTGCAGAACCTGACCGATACCCGCCTGAACACCTCGGCCACCCAGGTCTCGGGCAAGCAGAACGACGTATTGGAATACACCATCCGCTACCGCAACCGGTCGTCGCAGATGCTCCGGAAGGTGGTGCTGAGCGACCCGGTACCGTTTTTTACCGTGCTGCTGCCCAATGCCTACGGTCCGAACGGTGAAGCGGTGCTGGTCTGCCCCGACGGGTCCTCGAGGAATCTGGATCTGGGCAGCGTGACCGAGGTGAGCTTGCCGCTGACCGTGTGCGGGGGAGACGGAAGCCTGAGTCCGGGTGCCGGAGGCGAGTTCCGCTACCGCGTGCACATCCAGTAA
- a CDS encoding M20 family metallopeptidase: MRDLLSYLQQHQEDLLSDLRRLVEIESPSAHPERVEAVMDVVSGWMAELGAQERRFASPNGDHRHYVLEGQSSERVLILAHADTVWPVGTLERLPFRLEGDRAYGPGSYDMKAGVVQAVWALRALRQQGELPRTVELLLTSDEEIGSETSKDVIRELAQGAERVLVVEPSNPETGTLKTARKGVGYFTVSVEGRAAHAGGQPERGVNAILELARQAIALSELARPELGTTLSVGQIRGGTATNVIPAFATMEVDLRVTRLDEAARVEAAAAALRPVDERARLILEGGLERPPFERTEGTARLFEQARLLAAELGYELGEAASGGGSDGNYTAPIAPTLDGLGACGDGAHADHEHVIVPEMPRRAALLAGLIAR; this comes from the coding sequence ATGCGCGACCTGCTCAGCTACCTGCAACAGCATCAAGAGGACCTGCTCTCTGACCTGCGCCGTCTGGTCGAGATCGAATCTCCCTCGGCCCACCCCGAGCGGGTGGAGGCGGTCATGGACGTGGTTTCCGGCTGGATGGCCGAGCTCGGCGCACAGGAACGCCGCTTCGCCTCGCCCAACGGCGATCACCGCCACTACGTCCTCGAGGGCCAGTCCTCCGAGCGGGTCCTGATCCTGGCGCACGCCGACACGGTCTGGCCGGTCGGCACCTTAGAGCGCCTGCCGTTTCGCCTCGAGGGCGACCGCGCCTACGGTCCGGGCAGCTACGACATGAAAGCGGGCGTGGTGCAGGCCGTGTGGGCCCTGCGCGCCCTGCGGCAGCAGGGAGAGCTGCCGCGCACCGTGGAACTGCTGCTGACGTCCGACGAGGAGATCGGCAGCGAGACCTCCAAGGACGTCATTCGTGAACTCGCCCAGGGGGCCGAGCGGGTGCTGGTGGTCGAGCCGTCCAACCCCGAGACCGGCACGCTCAAGACCGCGCGCAAGGGGGTCGGCTACTTCACCGTCTCGGTCGAGGGGCGCGCCGCGCACGCGGGCGGCCAGCCCGAACGCGGCGTGAACGCCATTCTCGAGCTGGCCCGGCAGGCCATCGCCCTGTCCGAACTGGCCCGCCCCGAGCTGGGCACCACGCTCAGCGTCGGCCAGATTCGTGGCGGGACCGCTACCAACGTCATTCCGGCCTTTGCGACCATGGAGGTGGACTTGCGGGTCACCCGCCTCGACGAAGCTGCGCGGGTCGAGGCCGCTGCCGCAGCGCTCCGGCCGGTGGACGAGCGCGCCCGGCTGATCCTCGAGGGCGGCCTCGAGCGTCCACCGTTCGAGCGTACCGAGGGAACCGCCCGGCTGTTCGAGCAGGCACGCCTGCTCGCCGCCGAACTGGGCTACGAGCTGGGCGAGGCCGCCTCGGGCGGTGGCAGCGACGGCAACTACACCGCTCCGATCGCTCCCACCCTGGACGGCCTGGGGGCCTGCGGCGACGGGGCACACGCCGATCACGAACACGTGATCGTTCCGGAAATGCCGCGCCGCGCCGCCCTGCTGGCCGGACTGATCGCCCGCTGA